In the Oncorhynchus keta strain PuntledgeMale-10-30-2019 chromosome 29, Oket_V2, whole genome shotgun sequence genome, one interval contains:
- the LOC118362079 gene encoding transmembrane protein 121-like translates to MVLPQPDKRHVCLTTMVIMTSMAFMDAYLVEQNQGPRKIGVCIIVLVGDICFLIVLRYVAVWVGAEVKTAKRGYAMILWFLYIFVLEIKLYFVFQNYKADRKSLETVARKALTLLLSVCVPGLYLVLVALDSMEYVRTFRKKEDMRGKLFWVALDLLDVLDIQANLWEPQRTGLPIWAEGLMFFYCYILLLTLPCVSLSEISVQGEHVSPQKMMLYPVLSLVTINIVTILIRGVNMVLFQDSRVSTIFIGKNVVAIATKACTFLEYKRQVKEFPPRDPSMAGIALELHQGNSVGHSHGHNQTLPNATTSLSDEPSPTEVIDT, encoded by the exons ATGGTGTTGCCGCAGCCAGACAAACGCCACGTGTGCCTGACCACCATGGTGATCATGACCAGCATGGCCTTCATGGACGCCTATCTGGTAGAGCAGAACCAGGGGCCCAGGAAG ATCGGAGTGTGCATCATCGTGCTGGTGGGAGACATCTGTTTCCTCATCGTGCTGCGCTACGTGGCAGTGTGGGTCGGGGCTGAGGTGAAGACCGCCAAACGCGGCTACGCCATGATACTCTGGTTCCTCTACATCTTCGTCCTGGAGATCAAGCTCTACTTCGTCTTCCAG AACTACAAGGCGGACAGGAAAAGCCTGGAGACGGTGGCCCGGAAGGCTCTAACCTTACTCCTCTCCGTGTGCGTCCCGGGGCTATACTTGGTCCTGGTGGCTCTGGACAGCATGGAATACGTGAGGACCTTCAGGAAAAAGGAGGACATGCGGGGGAAGCTGTTCTGGGTGGCCCTGGACCTGCTGGATGTTCTGGACATCCAGGCCAACCTGTGGGAGCCCCAACGGACCGGCCTGCCCATCTGGGCCGAGGGACTGATGTTTTTCTACTGCTACATCCTGCTCCTAACCCTGCCCTGCGTCTCCCTCTctgagatcagtgtccagggggagCACGTCTCGCCCCAGAAGATGATGCTGTACCCTGTTCTTAGTCTAGTTACTATAAACATAGTCACCATCTTGATCCGCGGGGTTAACATGGTGCTGTTCCAGGATAGTAGGGTGTCTACCATCTTTATAGGGAAGAATGTGGTGGCTATAGCCACAAAAGCCTGTACGTTCCTGGAATATAAGAGGCAGGTGAAGGAGTTCCCTCCACGGGACCCTAGCATGGCAGGTATAGCCCTGGAGCTGCATCAAGGGAACTCTGTGGGTCATAGCCACGGGCACAACCAGACCCTGCCCAATGCCACCACTAGCCTCTCTGACGAACCATCACCGACCGAGGTCATAGACACATGA
- the LOC118362078 gene encoding tuberoinfundibular peptide of 39 residues — translation MAGVAPPPASRPALLLFTLMAMTLVTSSYPQPRLRPIHRGSSPSDPGDSNKREEWEVLYPSISLRDWSMQMMSAPYFGEAKSKAELLGEQWLPVVGQWQMDEDMAKGWLGDWAPQGSNNEGKRNIVVADDVAFREKSKMLTAMERQKWLNSYMQKLLVVNSQ, via the exons ATGGCTGGTGTGGCTCCTCCCCCCGCCTCACGCCCTGCCCTCCTGCTGTTCACCCTTATGGCCATGACCCTGGTGACCTCCAGCTACCCTCAGCCACGCCTCCGACCCATACACAG AGGTTCCTCTCCAAGTGATCCAGGAGACTCCAATaagagggaggagtgggaggtGCTCTACCCTTCCATCTCGCTCCGTGATTGGAGCATGCAGATGATGTCAGCCCCGTACTTTGGTGAGGCCAAGAGCAAAGCAGAGCTCCTGGGGGAGCAGTGGCTCCCAGTGGTGGGCCAGTGGCAGATGGACGAGGATATGGCCAAGGGCTGGCTGGGCGACTGGGCTCCGCAGGGCTCCAACAATGAGGGGAAGAGGAACATCGTGGTGGCGGATGATGTAGCGTTCAGAGAGAAGAGTAAGATGCTCACAGCTATGGAGAGACAGAAGTGGCTTAACTCCTACATGCAGAAACTGTTGGTCGTCAATTCCCAGTAA
- the LOC118361840 gene encoding ras and Rab interactor 3 produces the protein MTPPTPPTPPSKPSSPPVSPPPPVSPADPTPSPPFHLDSSTPLPPKPLTPSSPSSSTPPLLSASEPLPPQIDLTIGSTDTTDVPHATVPEDCTPPLPKPLAEASTSLLPTPISPQVSVPSTIPVPNILDVSPPPLPLDMSSSVPELSSSEPTVPALSSHPVPNPSSLPLSSACVPPIAKPLPPPPIHPLSKPSLSPFSSPPVPPVSKFSSPPLPRPSATRKLSGPSQPRPPVPHPHSIAKPSSPAIPRPPLPSTKPSSPPLPTPLVPLSAKPSSAPAPTPTPATATATAPPPSISILEKLIKTCPVWLQLAMAQEKSSLILKKETPGIFLVRKIPDQKAMVLSVRVSNQQGELQVQDILVKEEKSLIYLEGSVLVFDTIFKLISFYCVSRDILPFTLRLPEVIVQATKYEDIETISELGSDFWGSQLNSSSEDPGQRDTPVDQGRGHSSSCEIHLSAGTGNERLWYVNPVFIEEYCSSLEASTPVVAPILRSQSLNTPGQGQGQVPPKIKRPPPRPPNAPEGLLLSQGAKHGNRVTSDSPSPRSPPTPLRVTTKLGQKGEGNSSKGSGEGERAASQLFSEREMSVTATDSVAATQPLQHLSPHGATASHQHPAPRPPPHRIPLVPLRRMPSEKRPPPPGQEPPQPEGGPLTLTTTPKRKMKEEGSVGTVPVASLVCIDGTTNMVEEKKELRVEPYAVETETLQRQGTSETSNSSDAVSVAAPAPLTKRAAPPVPPPRKNKPSQATPTTTLSPDVIGGGLLSINASSDTPQTSSIPSPARRAISIAEGEVREARGADVSLYAPDGGAALPALDHDSYSTSSTEEEADTVASQAGGAVGTNNTKVSMKRTPTIMLDRAKQRLSMVNFSSVFTNFMSADHKLQKRMVELSRDGSSYFGNLVKDYRVYILETMGKHSSSTELLQEIRQMITQLKSYLIQSTELQNLLEPNVYTEDKLEVIMEAALCKAVLKPLREAVYSGLKDIHSRGGSLKRLKENQSVVLGTTTTDLGVTTSVPEIPVMEKIQLKLMTLHLEYSPQKKIDLLLKTCKIIYESMSIGCPGKAFGVDDFLPVLMYVLARSNMAFLLLDVEYMMELMDPALQLGEGSYYLTTTYGALEHIKNYDKQAVTQQLSLEIQDSIHRWEKRRTLNKARVSRSSVQDFINVSFLEAGSNTKTLGVLPTTTAQDLCAQCADKFEVLEPEFYSLSVLVEGHYQLLAPGESPLTIKSSFHHCEPRKEYHFVYRPGRTESEGQEAESEEPAPTAETEPDEEKRLIEI, from the exons ATGACTCCCCCGACTCCCCCGACTCCCCCCTCtaaaccctcctctccccctgtctcaccCCCACCCCCTGTCTCACCAGCTGACCCCACTCCCTCACCACCATTCCATTTagactcctccacccccctcccccctaaacccctcactccctcctcaccctcctcatccACACCACCCCTTCTTTCAGCATCTGAACCGCTCCCTCCTCAAATTGACTTGACCATTGGCTCCACTGACACCACTGATGTCCCTCATGCCACTGTCCCAGAGGACTGTACCCCCCCACTCCCCAAACCCCTAGCAGAGGCATCCACTTCACTCCTCCCCACACCAATATCCCCTCAAGTCTCAGTACCCTCTACAATCCCTGTTCCTAATATCTTggatgtctctcctcctcctctccccttagaTATGTCCTCTTCAGTCCCAGAGCTCTCTTCTTCAGAGCCAACCGTACCAGCACTTTCCTCTCACCCAGTCCCAAATCcctcctcacttcctctctcctctgcctgtgTACCTCCTATAGCAaaacccctccccccaccccccattcATCCTCTCTCAAAACCCTCCttatctcctttctcctctccccctgttcctccTGTCTCAAAgttctcctccccccctcttcctAGACCCTCAGCAACTCGAAAACTCTCCGGTCCATCCCAGCCGAGACCCCCTGTTCCTCACCCTCACTCGATAGCGAAGCCATCCTCCCCTGCTATCCCCAGACCCCCTCTTCCATCTACCAAGCCctcgtctccccctctccccaccccactAGTCCCTCTTTCAGCTAAGCCCtcctcagccccagccccaaccccaaccccagccacagccacagccacagccccaCCACCTAGCATCAGTATCCTGGAGAAGCTGATCAAAACATGTCCTGTGTGGTTGCAGTTAGCCATGGCCCAGGAGAAATCCTCACTTATACTGAAGAAAGAAACTCCTGGG ATTTTTTTAGTGCGCAAAATCCCGGACCAGAAGGCCATGGTTCTGTCAGTACGTGTGTCTAACCAGCAGGGGGAGCTTCAGGTCCAGGACATTCTGGTTAAAGAGGAGAAGTCAT TGATCTACCTGGAAGGGTCTGTCCTGGTCTTTGACACCATCTTCAAACTCATCTCCTTCTACTGTGTCAGCCG GGATATTCTCCCCTTCACTCTGAGGTTGCCTGAGGTCATCGTCCAGGCAACCAAGTATGAAGATATAGAGACGATATCGGAGTTAGGCTCAG ATTTCTGGGGCTCTCAGCTGAACAGTTCCTCTGAGGATCCAGGACAAAGGGACACACCAGTAGACCAGGGCCGGGGTCACAGCTCCTCCTGTGAGATCCATCTGTCTGCTGGGACCGGTAACGAGCGGCTGTGGTACGTTAACCCCGTCTTCATTGAGGAGTATTGCAGCAGCCTGGAGGCCTCCACTCCCGTCGTTGCTCCCATCCTCAGGAGCCAGAGCCTGAACACCCCAGGCCAAGGGCAGGGCCAAGTACCCCCCAAAATCAAACGCCCCCCACCCCGACCCCCTAATGCCCCTGAGGGATTGTTACTGTCACAGGGGGCCAAGCATGGGAACAGAGTGACATCTGATTCCCCCTCCCCACGCTCACCACCCACACCTCTTAGAGTTACAACCAAGTTAGGGCAGAAAGGAGAAGGAAACAGCAGCAAaggcagtggggagggagagagagctgcttCTCAGcttttctcagagagagagatgtcagttACAGCCACTGACTCAGTAGCAGCTACTCAGCCTCTACAGCATCTGTCACCACACGGAGCAACAGCTAGCCATCAGCACCCAGCACCCCGGCCACCCCCACACAGGATACCACTTGTGCCCCTACGGCGGATGCCCTCAGAGAAGCGTCCCCCACCCCCAGGACAGGAGCCGCCCCAGCCAGAAGGAGGCCCCCTGACCCTCACCACAACCCCAAAGAGGAAGATGAAGGAGGAGGGCAGTGTTGGCACAGTGCCTGTTGCTTCACTGGTGTGCATCGATGGCACCACCAACAtggtagaggagaagaaggagttAAGAGTGGAGCCCTATGCTGTTGAGACAGAGACACTGCAGAGGCAAGGGACATCAGAGACTTCAAACAGCAGTGACGCTGTTAGCGTGGCTGCACCAGCCCCTCTGACGAAGAGGGCCGCACCGCCAGTCCCGCCTCCCAGAAAGAATAAGCCCTCCCAGGCCACGCCCACTACAACTCTCTCCCCAGACGTGATAGGTGGAGGACTTCTTTCAATCAATGCGTCATCAGACACACCCCAGACCTCCAGCATCCCCTCGCCAGCCCGGAGGGCCATTTCCATCGCTgagggggaggtgagggaggcCAGGGGGGCAGATGTGTCCCTGTACGCCCCTGATGGTGGCGCGGCCCTCCCTGCACTGGACCATGACTCTTACTCTACCAGCAGCACAGAGGAGGAGGCCGACACGGTGGCCAGTCAGGCTGGAGGGGCCGTTGGGACCAACAATACCAAA GTGTCAATGAAAAGGACCCCGACCATCATGCTGGACCGTGCCAAGCAACGCCTCTCCATGGTCAACTTCTCCAGTGTGTTCACCAACTTCATGAGCGCTGACCACAAGCTGCAGAAGAGGATGGTGGAACTGTCCCGGGACGGGAGCTCCTACTTCGGGAACCTGGTGAAGGATTACAG GGTGTACATTTTGGAGACCATGGGGAAGCACAGCTCCAGCACTGAGCTGCTGCAGGAGATCAGGCAGATGATAACGCAGCTGAAGAGTTACCTCATCCAGAGCACTGAGCTGCAGAACCTCCTGGAGCCCAACGTCTACACAGAGGACAAACTAG AGGTGATTATGGAGGCTGCTCTGTGTAAGGCTGTGCTGAAGCCTCTGCGGGAGGCTGTCTACTCCGGCCTGAAGGACATCCACTCCAGGGGGGGCTCTCTGAAGAGGCTGAAGGAGAACCAGAGTGTGGTCCTGGGCACCACCACCACAGATCTGGGGGTCACCACCAGCGTTCCAGAGATCCCTGTCATGGAGAAG ATCCAGCTGAAGCTGATGACCCTCCACCTTGAGTACTCCCCTCAGAAGAAGATTGATCTGCTCCTCAAGACCTGCAAGATCATCTATGAGTCCATGTCTATAGGCTGCCCAG GAAAAGCCTTTGGTGTAGATGACTTCCTGCCAGTGCTGATGTACGTCCTGGCCAGGAGCAACATGGCCTTCCTGCTACTGGACGTAGAGTACATGATGGAGCTGATGGACCCTGCACTGCAGCTAGGAGAAG GCTCCTACTACCTGACGACCACGTATGGAGCCTTGGAGCACATAAAGAACTATGACAAGCAGGCGGTGACACAGCAGCTCAGTCTGGAGATCCAGGACTCTATCCACCGCTGGGAGAAGAGACGCACCCTGAACAAGGCTCGGGTGTCACGCTCATCTGTACAG GACTTCATCAATGTGTCGTTCCTGGAGGCGGGGTCTAACACTAAGACCCTGGGGGTTCTCCCCACCACCACGGCCCAGGACCTGTGTGCCCAGTGTGCTGACAAGTTCGAGGTGCTGGAGCCAGAGTTCTACAG CCTGAGTGTACTAGTTGAGGGCCACTACCAGCTCCTGGCCCCGGGGGAGTCCCCCCTCACCATCAAGTCTAGTTTCCACCACTGTGAGCCCCGCAAGGAGTACCATTTTGTCTACCGGCCTGGAAGGACAGAGTCGGAAGGGCAGGAGGCAGAGAGTGAGGAGCCAGCACCCACAGCGGAGACAGAGCCTGACGAGGAGAAGAGGCTGATCGAGATATGa